The uncultured Methanomethylovorans sp. genome contains a region encoding:
- a CDS encoding ISH3 family transposase produces MAVDNSSVHSASKHYLEIPCETSLRYHLKKLDIEELIWLNEKILLQGSVSSLKPEKKYEFAIDFTNDPYYGKVDSSNEDYVIRSQAKKSTNSFYSYVSLSIINRNERYTLAVLPVERTKTKVDYLTYFIDLIEELNFNIKVLCLDREFYSVDVFEFLQNKDIPHITPVVRRGKTIKQLLKGRKARSAEYVMKNAQKKEVHLDIVIDVKYMKGKRGNYGCENLAFVVYGIKWSQRKVSNVYRRRFAIESSYRMRNIVKPRTSTKDVTFRYFFTLISFLLRNAWLCLQKKHFTIVKPGPITIDEDKFRFARFILFVEEWLRRKLRIQLVVQCLR; encoded by the coding sequence ATGGCAGTGGATAACAGTTCAGTTCATTCTGCATCAAAACACTACCTAGAGATTCCCTGTGAAACATCTTTAAGATATCATCTCAAAAAACTGGATATTGAAGAGCTTATATGGTTAAATGAAAAGATCCTCCTTCAAGGTTCTGTCAGTAGTCTAAAACCAGAGAAAAAGTATGAATTTGCTATCGATTTTACAAATGATCCATATTATGGAAAAGTTGATTCATCCAATGAAGACTATGTGATACGTAGTCAGGCTAAGAAGTCAACAAACTCTTTTTACTCATATGTTTCCCTATCTATAATAAACAGGAACGAGAGGTATACTCTTGCAGTTCTCCCTGTTGAGAGAACTAAAACAAAGGTCGATTACCTTACTTATTTCATAGATCTTATAGAGGAACTGAATTTCAACATCAAGGTGCTTTGTCTGGATAGAGAGTTCTATTCAGTTGATGTGTTTGAGTTCTTACAGAACAAAGATATCCCTCACATTACACCAGTAGTAAGAAGAGGAAAAACAATCAAGCAACTGCTTAAAGGGAGAAAAGCAAGATCTGCTGAATATGTAATGAAGAATGCTCAAAAGAAAGAAGTTCATCTGGATATTGTAATTGATGTGAAGTATATGAAAGGTAAAAGAGGCAATTATGGGTGTGAGAACCTTGCTTTTGTTGTTTATGGAATTAAATGGTCTCAAAGGAAGGTTAGTAACGTCTACAGAAGACGGTTTGCTATCGAGTCATCATATAGGATGAGAAATATCGTTAAACCAAGAACATCAACAAAAGATGTAACTTTCAGATACTTCTTTACACTAATATCGTTCCTGCTGAGAAATGCATGGCTCTGTCTCCAGAAAAAACATTTCACAATTGTAAAACCAGGTCCAATAACCATTGATGAAGACAAGTTCAGATTTGCCAGGTTTATTCTGTTTGTTGAAGAATGGCTTAGGAGAAAGTTAAGAATTCAGCTAGTAGTGCAATGTTTAAGGTAA
- a CDS encoding TerB N-terminal domain-containing protein encodes MGLFDFLRTKNGKDTPFQSNAVTMYFDGLTSQDKIFKLLWFADGKFKNYNPEQDQKIVFKNELFTVTFSFTTEPSLLSSKLPIKPTSFSTAENIGYYPSYEQLTPEQRWIYLNWLKDIRQPVDIGYVFVFYYGLERHLLYGNYKDAVDVILLLRKHHENNSFQSYSLNALVLAAILHKDKDTLDRALETLDDNYPSNLVLIAKYLMKQDINPEEIISMASSVGFKNKGYIKKYPELFKDELSSKLEAEFGKRYYPLCSLDAKFEKKQELVFANISLPSDTRAPTLPSIVDCPVFKESLMNLLSSTHEDVKKKLAQMRKDGEKPLAEIPPNISSADDNFDSVCPYCNENLSSPPKKKKKCPHCGSFIYVRSSRLLFPRTCLTEDESIATDEIYNLKEYGIGPEDFFAKHKLTTERLGNKGSYTTTCIDIYEDLLLEKTEFRELGTLYFKLALFKYKIGNEFFPYLQHSNKMQLLQLKQDGYEKVKIVSINSCEGCQKLNGRMLTIDEALREKPIPYQNCSHEIEKGKPGWCFCHYQPVFKDDLR; translated from the coding sequence GTGGGTCTATTTGATTTCCTCAGGACAAAAAATGGTAAAGATACTCCATTTCAAAGTAATGCTGTTACCATGTATTTTGATGGTTTGACTTCTCAAGATAAAATCTTTAAATTGCTGTGGTTTGCAGATGGTAAATTCAAGAATTATAATCCTGAACAAGACCAAAAGATAGTTTTTAAAAACGAATTATTTACGGTAACATTTTCATTTACTACTGAACCGAGTCTTTTGTCAAGCAAATTACCTATTAAACCTACTTCTTTCTCGACAGCGGAAAATATTGGATATTATCCCTCATATGAGCAGCTCACACCTGAGCAAAGATGGATTTATCTGAATTGGCTGAAAGACATTCGACAACCAGTTGACATTGGATATGTATTTGTTTTCTATTATGGGCTTGAAAGACACCTGTTATATGGCAATTATAAAGATGCTGTTGATGTTATTCTCCTATTACGCAAGCATCACGAGAACAATTCATTTCAAAGTTATTCTTTGAATGCTCTGGTATTGGCTGCGATATTGCATAAAGACAAAGACACACTTGATAGAGCATTGGAAACATTGGATGATAATTATCCAAGCAATCTAGTTCTGATTGCTAAATACTTGATGAAGCAGGATATAAACCCCGAGGAAATCATTTCTATGGCTTCTTCAGTTGGATTCAAAAACAAAGGATACATTAAGAAATATCCGGAATTGTTTAAAGACGAGTTATCATCAAAGTTAGAAGCTGAGTTTGGTAAGAGATATTATCCTCTTTGTAGTTTGGATGCAAAATTCGAAAAGAAACAAGAATTGGTTTTTGCAAATATTTCTCTCCCCTCTGATACAAGAGCACCGACATTACCATCAATCGTAGATTGTCCAGTATTTAAAGAGTCTCTTATGAATCTGTTGTCATCGACACATGAAGATGTTAAGAAGAAACTTGCTCAAATGAGAAAGGATGGAGAGAAGCCACTTGCAGAGATACCTCCAAACATCAGTTCAGCAGATGATAATTTTGATTCAGTTTGTCCTTATTGTAATGAAAATCTAAGCAGTCCTCCAAAAAAGAAGAAAAAATGTCCCCATTGTGGTAGTTTCATATATGTTCGTTCTTCTCGACTTTTGTTTCCCCGTACCTGTCTTACAGAAGACGAATCGATTGCTACCGATGAAATTTACAATTTAAAGGAATACGGAATTGGGCCAGAAGATTTTTTTGCAAAGCATAAGCTCACAACCGAGAGACTGGGAAATAAAGGGTCATACACTACAACTTGCATAGACATATATGAAGACCTGTTATTAGAGAAGACAGAATTTCGTGAATTGGGCACTTTGTACTTTAAGCTTGCTTTGTTTAAATATAAAATAGGGAATGAATTCTTTCCTTATTTGCAACATTCCAATAAAATGCAATTACTCCAACTAAAGCAAGATGGATATGAAAAGGTAAAGATAGTTTCAATTAATTCATGTGAAGGATGTCAAAAGTTGAATGGAAGGATGCTAACAATCGATGAAGCACTAAGAGAAAAACCAATACCTTACCAAAATTGTAGTCATGAAATAGAGAAAGGGAAACCTGGATGGTGTTTCTGTCACTACCAACCTGTTTTTAAAGATGATTTACGATAG
- a CDS encoding ribonuclease HI family protein, with the protein MKIIQFDGGAVPNPGTRGIGVILPEDNHVLREISCKLDGIGTNNEAEYSALIGGLKQALALGWTDILVQGDSKLVVNQVAGSWKVNKDNLRSLNEEAKVEWIPREKNARADEAASKALGFDEISLHQVSNLGADIGFNISAL; encoded by the coding sequence ATGAAAATCATCCAATTCGACGGTGGTGCAGTCCCAAACCCCGGCACAAGAGGCATAGGTGTCATACTCCCAGAAGACAACCACGTTCTCAGGGAGATATCCTGCAAGCTTGATGGCATAGGTACAAACAACGAAGCTGAGTATTCAGCCCTCATAGGAGGTCTGAAGCAGGCACTTGCATTGGGCTGGACCGATATATTAGTTCAAGGTGACAGTAAACTCGTTGTGAATCAGGTAGCTGGTTCATGGAAGGTAAATAAGGACAATCTCAGGTCACTGAATGAGGAAGCAAAGGTTGAATGGATTCCAAGAGAAAAGAATGCAAGGGCTGATGAAGCAGCTTCAAAGGCATTGGGATTTGATGAGATCTCCTTACATCAAGTATCAAACTTAGGCGCAGATATTGGTTTTAACATATCGGCTCTGTAG